The proteins below come from a single Streptomyces sp. M92 genomic window:
- a CDS encoding SAM-dependent methyltransferase: MTGSDATPAPIDTSRPHPARVYDWWLGGKDNYPVDEELARRILAADDTAVRGARANRRFMHRAVRTLAEAGVRQFLDIGTGIPTEPNLHQVAQAVAAQARVVYADNDPIVLRHAEALLHGSSEGSTEYVHADVRDPDTILRLAAESLDFTRPVALSLVALTHYLGDAADGDDVHGLLKRYVDALAPGSYLVLSQVTPDLNPEAVGKAAGLFARSGTPFHPRSLGEFARFFEGLELLGPGVIPVTGWRPDPEDVAVQAEGIVPVYAGVARKV, encoded by the coding sequence ATGACCGGATCCGACGCCACCCCCGCGCCCATCGACACCAGCCGGCCGCACCCGGCCCGCGTCTACGACTGGTGGCTGGGCGGCAAGGACAACTACCCCGTGGACGAGGAACTGGCCCGCCGGATCCTCGCCGCGGACGACACGGCGGTGCGCGGGGCGCGGGCCAACCGCCGGTTCATGCACCGGGCGGTGCGGACCCTCGCCGAGGCCGGGGTGCGCCAGTTCCTGGACATCGGCACCGGCATCCCCACCGAGCCGAACCTGCACCAGGTCGCGCAGGCCGTGGCGGCTCAGGCGCGGGTGGTCTACGCGGACAACGACCCGATCGTGCTGCGGCACGCCGAGGCGCTGCTGCACGGCTCCTCGGAGGGTTCGACGGAGTACGTCCACGCGGACGTCCGCGACCCGGACACCATTCTGCGGCTGGCGGCCGAGTCCCTGGACTTCACCCGGCCGGTGGCCCTGTCGCTGGTGGCCCTGACGCACTACCTCGGGGACGCGGCCGACGGTGACGACGTGCACGGTCTGCTGAAGCGGTACGTGGACGCCCTGGCGCCGGGGAGCTACCTGGTCCTCTCCCAGGTCACGCCGGACCTGAACCCGGAGGCGGTGGGGAAGGCGGCCGGGCTGTTCGCCCGCAGCGGCACGCCGTTCCACCCGCGCTCGCTCGGCGAGTTCGCCCGCTTCTTCGAGGGTCTGGAGCTGCTGGGTCCCGGCGTCATCCCGGTCACCGGCTGGCGGCCGGACCCGGAGGACGTGGCGGTCCAGGCGGAGGGCATCGTGCCGGTGTACGCGGGGGTGGCGCGCAAGGTCTGA
- a CDS encoding class I SAM-dependent methyltransferase gives MLDYDKEAEVYDASRGGEPRAEAAAGAVLSLVPARARSLLDVACGTGIVTRRLAAAREDLRVTGADLAHAMARRASARLPGAVVLADSRRLPFRDGEFDAVSSVWLLHLAGGGANVRAIVGECARVLRPGGVYVTTVDKGASHNVGSDIDGVLATRPPSTAHDAAGLVESHARVHGLLPAGHARFTGHGQGRSPRRTIADLRRGWFLTLPPGDPLADEFADRLAALPDQDRPRPDPVFTLRAFAKP, from the coding sequence GTGCTCGACTACGACAAAGAAGCGGAAGTCTACGACGCCTCCCGCGGCGGCGAGCCCCGCGCCGAGGCCGCCGCAGGGGCCGTACTGAGCCTCGTACCGGCACGGGCGCGCAGCCTGCTCGACGTCGCCTGCGGCACCGGCATCGTCACCCGGCGGCTCGCGGCCGCCCGGGAGGACCTGCGCGTGACCGGCGCCGACCTGGCGCACGCCATGGCCCGGCGCGCCTCCGCCCGGCTGCCCGGCGCGGTGGTGCTCGCCGACAGCCGCAGACTGCCCTTCCGGGACGGCGAGTTCGACGCCGTCAGCAGCGTGTGGCTGCTCCACCTGGCGGGCGGCGGCGCCAACGTGCGGGCGATCGTCGGCGAGTGCGCCCGCGTCCTGCGCCCCGGCGGGGTGTACGTGACCACGGTCGACAAGGGCGCCTCGCACAACGTGGGCAGCGACATCGACGGCGTACTGGCCACCCGCCCGCCGAGCACCGCGCACGACGCCGCCGGCCTCGTCGAGTCCCACGCCCGCGTCCACGGCCTGCTTCCCGCCGGACACGCCCGCTTCACCGGCCACGGCCAGGGCCGCAGCCCGCGCCGCACGATCGCCGACCTCAGGCGCGGCTGGTTCCTCACGCTGCCGCCGGGCGACCCGCTCGCGGACGAGTTCGCCGACCGGCTCGCGGCGCTGCCCGACCAGGACCGGCCCCGGCCCGACCCGGTGTTCACGCTGAGGGCGTTCGCGAAGCCGTAG
- a CDS encoding 4a-hydroxytetrahydrobiopterin dehydratase — MPVEPLSQQEIEERLDGLPGWSLDDGRLVRTYRLGSHFAAAAMVVHVAQVQEELDHHSDLTLGYNTVALAVHTHSAGGAVTGKDVELARRVEDLAPGHGAH; from the coding sequence ATGCCCGTCGAACCACTGTCGCAGCAGGAGATCGAGGAACGGCTGGACGGGCTGCCGGGCTGGTCCCTCGACGACGGCCGCCTCGTCCGTACCTACCGGCTCGGCTCGCACTTCGCGGCGGCCGCGATGGTCGTCCACGTCGCCCAGGTGCAGGAGGAGCTCGACCACCACTCCGACCTGACCCTCGGCTACAACACGGTCGCCCTCGCCGTGCACACCCACAGCGCGGGCGGCGCCGTCACCGGGAAGGACGTGGAGCTCGCCCGCAGGGTGGAAGACCTGGCCCCCGGCCACGGGGCACACTGA
- a CDS encoding helix-turn-helix domain-containing protein codes for MTALVSGTAPTAQGVGPLLRAWRERRRVSQLELALRADSSARHISFVETGRSRPSEEMVLRLAEHLEVPVRERNALLLAAGYAPRYPETPLDDPALDTLREGMERLIRGYEPYPALVVDATYQVLAANRGILTLLEGLPEHLLQPPVNAMRLTLHPEGLAPRIRNLREWRGHLLEQMRRQIALHRSEPLRTLYEEVAAYPVPESGAGEEPAEPVPYFALPMQIEHEGRTLSFISSISTFNTPMDVTVAELAIETLLPADPATVKSLQSLLS; via the coding sequence ATGACCGCACTCGTGTCAGGTACCGCCCCCACCGCCCAGGGCGTGGGCCCGCTGCTGCGGGCCTGGCGGGAGCGGCGGCGGGTCAGCCAGCTGGAGCTGGCGCTGCGCGCCGACTCCTCCGCCCGGCACATCAGCTTCGTCGAGACGGGCCGCTCCCGGCCGAGCGAGGAGATGGTGCTGCGGCTCGCCGAGCACCTGGAGGTGCCGGTGCGCGAGCGCAACGCGCTGCTGCTCGCGGCCGGTTACGCCCCGCGCTACCCGGAGACCCCGCTGGACGACCCGGCGCTGGACACGCTGCGCGAGGGCATGGAGCGGCTGATCCGGGGCTACGAGCCGTATCCCGCGCTGGTCGTGGACGCGACGTACCAGGTGCTGGCCGCCAACCGGGGCATCCTGACGCTGCTGGAGGGCCTGCCGGAGCACCTGCTTCAGCCGCCGGTCAACGCGATGCGGCTGACCCTGCACCCGGAGGGCCTGGCGCCGCGCATCCGCAATCTGCGCGAGTGGCGCGGGCACCTGCTGGAGCAGATGCGGCGGCAGATCGCCCTGCACCGCTCGGAGCCGCTCCGGACGCTGTACGAGGAGGTGGCGGCGTACCCGGTGCCGGAGAGCGGCGCGGGCGAGGAGCCGGCCGAACCCGTGCCGTACTTCGCGCTGCCGATGCAGATCGAGCACGAGGGACGGACCCTGTCGTTCATCTCGTCCATCTCCACCTTCAACACGCCGATGGACGTGACCGTCGCCGAGCTGGCCATCGAGACGCTGCTCCCGGCCGACCCGGCGACGGTCAAGTCCCTTCAGTCGCTGCTCTCCTGA
- a CDS encoding nitrate reductase subunit alpha, which translates to MTDTRTPPTEPGAALLRAGRFFRPGTAAPDLHSIGLVGGRESDAFYRDRWSHDKVVTSTHGVNCTGSCRWNVFVKDGIITWETQATDYPSVGPDRPEYEPRGCPRGAAFSWYTYSPTRVRYPYVRGVLLEMYREAKARLTDPVLAWADVQGDPERRRRYQRARGKGGLVRASWDEAVEMVAAAHVHTIRTQGPDRIAGFSPIPAMSMVSHAAGARFHSLIGAPMLSFYDWYADLPVASPQVFGDQTDVPESGDWWDAAYLIMWGSNVPVTRTPDAHWMAEARYRGQKVVVVSPDYADNTKFADQWLHPHPGTDGALALAMGHVVLKEFFVDRETPFFDDYVRRFTDLPFLVTLAERDGAYVPAKFLRAADLGQEGADAAWKTVVLDDATGRAVVPNGSLGFRWNEADQGRWNLDLGDVRPRLSLHGHEMASGVPVLLPRFDTEGGAHAQGRGEVVRRGVPATRLGGATGPLVTTVFDLLLAQYGVARPGVPGEWPASYEDADAPGTPAWQETHTSVPAAACVRIAREFARTAERSKGRCMILMGAGTNHWFHSETIYRAFLALLQLTGCQGRNGGGWAHYVGQEKCRPVTGWASLAAASDWSRPPRQMIGTAYWYLNTDQFRYDRFGADVLASPLGEGRFAGMTGADCLALSARTGWMPSYPTFDRNPLELGEAFGDPVANAVAELRAGTLKFACEDPDAPQNWPRIVTLWRANLLGSSAKGAEYFTKHLLGTHSSLRAEEAAPDQRPRDVVWHEEAPEGKLDLLLSLDFRQTSSTLLSDVVLPAATWYEKHDLSSTDMHPYVHAFSPAVSPPWQTRTDFDTFKVLAEKLSELAAGHLGVRRDLVAAPLQHDTPGEIAQPGGVVRDWRRGECDPEPGKTMPNLVVVERDYTAIGAKFAALGPLVEAKGLPAKGITLKPDEEVARLRELNGAVRGGPADGRPALDTAVKAANTILALSGTTNGRLATQGFHTLEAKTGQEMAHLAAEHEGKRITYADTQAAPVPVITSPEWSGSEAGGRRYTAFTLNTEHLKPWHTLTGRQHFFLDHDWMHELGEALPVYRPPLDMGRLFGEPQLGPDGHREVTVRYLTPHNKWSIHSEYQDNLFMLALSRGGQTIWMSVKDAEAIGVCDDDWIEAVNRNGVVVARAIVSHRMPTGTVYMHHAQERTVNVPLAQTTGKRGGIHNSLTRLLLKPSHLIGGYAQLSWAFNYLGPTGNQRDEVTVIRRRAQEVEY; encoded by the coding sequence GTGACCGACACGCGGACACCGCCCACCGAACCGGGCGCGGCGCTGCTGCGCGCGGGCCGGTTCTTCCGGCCCGGCACCGCCGCCCCCGACCTGCACAGCATCGGTCTGGTCGGCGGCCGGGAGTCGGACGCGTTCTACCGGGACCGCTGGAGCCACGACAAGGTCGTGACCTCCACGCACGGCGTGAACTGCACGGGATCGTGCCGCTGGAACGTGTTCGTCAAGGACGGCATCATCACCTGGGAGACCCAGGCGACGGACTACCCGTCGGTCGGTCCCGACCGCCCCGAGTACGAGCCGCGCGGCTGTCCGAGGGGCGCGGCGTTCTCCTGGTACACGTACTCGCCGACCCGGGTTCGCTACCCCTACGTGCGCGGGGTGCTCCTGGAGATGTACCGGGAGGCGAAGGCGCGGCTGACGGACCCGGTGCTGGCCTGGGCCGACGTCCAGGGCGACCCCGAGCGGCGGCGCCGCTACCAGCGGGCCCGCGGCAAGGGCGGCCTGGTCCGGGCGAGCTGGGACGAGGCGGTCGAGATGGTCGCCGCGGCCCACGTCCACACCATCCGCACCCAGGGCCCGGACCGCATCGCGGGCTTCTCCCCCATCCCGGCGATGTCGATGGTGTCGCACGCGGCGGGCGCCCGCTTCCACTCCCTCATCGGCGCCCCGATGCTGTCGTTCTACGACTGGTACGCCGACCTGCCGGTGGCGTCCCCGCAGGTCTTCGGCGACCAGACGGACGTGCCGGAGTCGGGCGACTGGTGGGACGCGGCCTATCTGATCATGTGGGGGTCGAACGTCCCGGTGACGCGGACGCCGGACGCGCACTGGATGGCGGAGGCCCGCTACCGGGGCCAGAAGGTGGTCGTGGTCTCCCCGGACTACGCCGACAACACCAAGTTCGCCGACCAGTGGCTGCACCCGCACCCGGGCACGGACGGCGCGCTGGCCCTGGCGATGGGGCACGTGGTGCTCAAGGAGTTCTTCGTCGACCGGGAGACCCCGTTCTTCGACGACTACGTGCGGCGCTTCACCGACCTGCCGTTCCTGGTGACGCTGGCCGAGCGGGACGGGGCGTACGTGCCGGCGAAGTTCCTGCGCGCGGCCGACCTGGGGCAGGAGGGTGCGGACGCCGCCTGGAAGACGGTGGTGCTGGACGACGCGACGGGCCGCGCGGTCGTGCCGAACGGCTCGCTGGGCTTCCGCTGGAACGAGGCCGACCAGGGCAGGTGGAACCTCGACCTGGGTGACGTGCGTCCCCGGCTGAGCCTGCACGGTCACGAGATGGCGTCGGGCGTTCCGGTGCTGCTCCCGCGCTTCGACACCGAGGGCGGCGCGCACGCGCAGGGCCGCGGCGAGGTGGTCCGGCGGGGTGTGCCGGCGACGCGGCTGGGCGGGGCGACCGGGCCGCTGGTGACGACGGTGTTCGACCTGCTGCTGGCCCAGTACGGGGTGGCGCGGCCGGGGGTGCCGGGCGAGTGGCCGGCGTCGTACGAGGACGCGGACGCGCCCGGCACCCCGGCCTGGCAGGAGACGCACACCTCGGTGCCGGCGGCGGCCTGTGTGCGGATCGCCCGGGAGTTCGCGCGGACCGCCGAGCGCTCCAAGGGGCGCTGCATGATCCTGATGGGCGCGGGCACCAACCACTGGTTCCACTCGGAGACGATCTACCGGGCCTTCCTCGCCCTGCTCCAGCTCACCGGCTGCCAGGGCCGCAACGGTGGCGGCTGGGCGCACTACGTGGGCCAGGAGAAGTGCCGTCCGGTGACCGGCTGGGCGTCGCTGGCCGCCGCCTCGGACTGGTCGCGCCCGCCGCGCCAGATGATCGGCACCGCGTACTGGTACCTGAACACCGACCAGTTCCGCTACGACCGGTTCGGCGCGGACGTGCTGGCCTCGCCGCTGGGTGAGGGCCGGTTCGCGGGGATGACGGGCGCGGACTGCCTGGCGCTGTCGGCGCGGACGGGCTGGATGCCGTCGTACCCGACCTTCGACCGCAACCCGCTGGAGCTGGGCGAGGCGTTCGGCGACCCGGTGGCGAACGCGGTGGCCGAACTGCGGGCGGGTACCCTGAAGTTCGCCTGCGAGGACCCGGACGCGCCGCAGAACTGGCCGCGGATCGTGACCCTGTGGCGGGCCAACCTGCTGGGCTCGTCGGCGAAAGGCGCCGAGTACTTCACCAAGCACCTGCTGGGCACCCACTCCTCGCTGCGGGCCGAGGAGGCCGCACCGGACCAGCGGCCCCGGGACGTGGTGTGGCACGAGGAGGCTCCCGAGGGCAAGCTCGACCTGCTGCTGTCGCTGGACTTCCGGCAGACCTCCTCGACGCTGCTGTCCGACGTGGTGCTGCCGGCGGCGACCTGGTACGAGAAGCACGACCTGTCCAGCACGGACATGCACCCCTACGTGCACGCCTTCTCCCCGGCCGTGAGCCCGCCGTGGCAGACGCGCACCGACTTCGACACGTTCAAGGTGCTCGCGGAGAAGCTGAGCGAGCTGGCCGCCGGTCACCTGGGGGTGCGCAGGGACCTGGTGGCGGCGCCGCTCCAGCACGACACGCCGGGCGAGATCGCCCAGCCGGGCGGGGTGGTACGGGACTGGCGGCGCGGGGAGTGCGATCCCGAGCCCGGGAAGACCATGCCGAACCTCGTCGTCGTGGAGCGGGACTACACGGCGATCGGCGCGAAGTTCGCGGCACTGGGCCCGCTGGTCGAGGCCAAGGGCCTGCCCGCGAAGGGGATCACGCTGAAGCCGGACGAGGAGGTGGCGCGGCTGCGGGAGCTGAACGGCGCGGTGCGCGGCGGCCCGGCCGACGGCCGCCCGGCGCTGGACACGGCGGTGAAGGCCGCCAACACCATCCTGGCCCTCTCCGGCACCACCAACGGCCGCCTGGCCACCCAGGGCTTCCACACCCTGGAGGCGAAGACCGGGCAGGAGATGGCCCACCTCGCCGCCGAGCACGAGGGCAAGCGGATCACGTACGCCGACACCCAGGCGGCGCCCGTGCCGGTGATCACCTCGCCGGAGTGGTCGGGCAGCGAGGCGGGCGGCCGGCGCTACACGGCGTTCACGCTCAACACCGAGCACCTCAAGCCCTGGCACACCCTCACCGGACGGCAGCACTTCTTCCTCGACCACGACTGGATGCACGAGCTGGGCGAGGCGCTGCCCGTGTACCGGCCGCCGTTGGACATGGGCCGGCTCTTCGGCGAGCCGCAGCTCGGCCCCGACGGGCACCGCGAGGTGACGGTCCGCTACCTGACCCCGCACAACAAGTGGTCCATCCACTCCGAGTACCAGGACAACCTGTTCATGCTGGCGCTGTCGAGGGGCGGCCAGACCATCTGGATGTCGGTGAAGGACGCGGAGGCGATCGGGGTCTGTGACGACGACTGGATCGAGGCGGTCAACCGCAACGGCGTGGTGGTGGCCCGCGCGATCGTCTCGCACCGGATGCCGACGGGCACCGTCTACATGCACCACGCGCAGGAGCGCACGGTGAACGTGCCGCTCGCGCAGACCACCGGGAAGCGCGGCGGCATCCACAACTCGCTCACCCGGCTGCTCCTCAAGCCGAGCCATCTCATCGGCGGCTACGCCCAGTTGTCGTGGGCGTTCAACTACCTCGGTCCGACGGGCAACCAGCGCGACGAGGTCACCGTCATCCGTCGCCGCGCCCAGGAGGTCGAGTACTGA
- a CDS encoding helix-turn-helix domain-containing protein produces MSERRAAPTVGQVVLGRRLQELRESAGLKREEAAKVLRVAPATVRRMETAEVALKIPYVQILLTSYGVPAAEVSAFVALAEEANQPGWWQRYHDVLPDWFSMYVSLEGAARIVRSYEPHFVPGLLQTEDYARAVMEAGTIGNAGGEAVERHVSLRMERQRLLERADPPHLWVVMDETVLRRPVSIDAGVMRGQLDKLLEFATRDRVTLQVAEFDDGPHPGTYAPFTLFRFAEPELPDMVFTEYLTGALYLDSRTEVSAHLEVLDHMTARAASTQRTEKILRAYREYF; encoded by the coding sequence GTGAGTGAGCGGCGGGCCGCACCCACCGTGGGCCAGGTGGTTCTGGGCAGGCGGCTGCAGGAACTGCGGGAGTCGGCGGGCCTCAAGCGCGAGGAGGCCGCCAAGGTGCTCCGGGTGGCCCCGGCGACCGTGCGGCGCATGGAGACGGCCGAGGTCGCGCTGAAAATACCGTACGTCCAGATCCTGCTGACGTCGTACGGGGTGCCCGCGGCGGAGGTCTCGGCGTTCGTGGCGCTGGCCGAGGAGGCGAACCAGCCGGGCTGGTGGCAGCGGTACCACGACGTGCTGCCGGACTGGTTCAGCATGTACGTGAGCCTGGAGGGCGCCGCACGCATCGTCCGCTCCTACGAGCCGCACTTCGTGCCGGGGCTGCTGCAGACCGAGGACTACGCGCGCGCGGTCATGGAGGCCGGGACGATCGGCAACGCGGGCGGTGAGGCCGTCGAGCGGCACGTGTCGCTGCGCATGGAGCGGCAGCGGCTGCTGGAGCGCGCGGACCCGCCGCACCTGTGGGTGGTGATGGACGAGACGGTGCTGCGGCGGCCGGTGAGCATCGACGCGGGGGTGATGCGCGGCCAGCTCGACAAACTGCTGGAGTTCGCCACCCGGGACCGGGTGACGCTCCAGGTCGCCGAGTTCGACGACGGGCCGCATCCCGGGACGTACGCGCCGTTCACCCTGTTCCGGTTCGCGGAGCCGGAGCTGCCCGACATGGTCTTCACCGAGTACCTGACGGGCGCCCTGTACCTGGACTCCCGTACGGAGGTCTCCGCGCACCTGGAGGTCCTGGACCACATGACGGCGCGCGCGGCCTCGACCCAGCGCACGGAGAAGATCCTGCGCGCGTACCGCGAGTACTTCTGA